In Uranotaenia lowii strain MFRU-FL chromosome 2, ASM2978415v1, whole genome shotgun sequence, one genomic interval encodes:
- the LOC129747014 gene encoding tRNA-uridine aminocarboxypropyltransferase 1, whose amino-acid sequence MAETSAASDVRSEGEFEFIQPENPFAGMCIDDTTFLQDVEGRSSCTRCGKSRKFFCYHCYVPVAELEQKLPFVKLPIKIDVIKHKNEIDGKSTAIHAAILAPEEVKVYTYPNIPDYRLEDDVVLIFPTPTAVTVASLFSGSCPKVKDNYGLPKGHHIGTLLKCRLNEIVADPNETKVEDRSTGQMTHRYPVRKAVFIDSTWSQCRGIYKDERVACLQTVVIQNRISQFWRHQKNSPRWFLATVEAMHQFLIELHITAFGLDSRYRGLEHLGYLNFPSEKVVDSERGCKEKETGPYNGQYDNILFFFLHMYNLIHEYYEHHTLRAYRRPLFLEDKYRKQLLEEKQKEEEQPKNSNVLS is encoded by the exons ATGGCTGAAACATCTGCAGCCTCCGATGTTAGGTCTGAGGGTGAATTCGAATTCATCCAACCGGAAAATCCATTTGCAGGTATGTGCATTGATGACACAACATTCCTGCAGGATGTTGAAGGTCGCAGTTCGTGCACCAGATGTGGCAAATCGAGGAAGTTTTTCTGTTACCACTGCTATGTGCCGGTAGCGGAACTAGAACAGAAGCTGCCATTCGTGAAG TTACCCATCAAGATTGACGTTATCAAGCATAAGAATGAAATTGACGGAAAAAGTACGGCAATTCACGCTGCTATATTAGCTCCCGAGGAAGTCAAAGTATATACTTACCCCAACATTCCGGACTATCGTCTGGAAGATGATGTAGTGCTTATCTTCCCTACACCAACAGCAGTAACCGTAGCTAGTCTATTTAGTGGCTCTTGTCCGAAAGTGAAGGATAACTATGGGCTGCCCAAGGGTCATCATATTGGTACCTTGCTCAAGTGTCGATTGAACGAAATTGTAGCGGATCCCAATGAGACGAAAGTTGAAGATCGTTCTACTGGACAAATGACCCATCGCTATCCGGTTCGTAAGGCTGTGTTCATCGACAGCACCTGGAGCCAGTGTCGTGGCATCTACAAGGACGAAAGGGTAGCTTGTTTGCAGACAGTGGTGATTCAGAATCGAATTTCCCAATTCTGGCGACACCAGAAGAACAGTCCCCGCTGGTTTTTGGCTACGGTTGAAGCCATGCATCAGTTTCTGATCGAATTGCACATAACGGCTTTCGGACTTGATTCTCGATACCGTGGCCTAGAGCATTTAGGTTATCTGAACTTTCCCAGCGAAAAAGTGGTTGATTCTGAACGCGGTTGTAAGGAGAAAGAAACGGGGCCTTACAACGGACAATACGATAATATATTGTTCTTTTTCCTGCACATGTACAACTTAATACATGAGTACTATGAACATCATACGCTCCGGGCCTATCGTAGGCCATTGTTCCTTGAGGATAAATATAGGAAACAGTTGTTGGAGGAAAAGCAGAAAGAAGAAGAACAACCGAAAAATAGCAACGTACTGAGTTGA
- the LOC129748935 gene encoding signal peptidase complex subunit 1 encodes MFDIQTHMDFEGQGRAEKLSRVIITLFGAVGLVWGYIIQQFSQTVYILIAGVLLASILTIPPWPIYRRKPLKWQKPRPQPAQVASGSESSGEPESGKKKKK; translated from the exons ATGTTCGACATTCAAACGCACATG GACTTCGAGGGCCAGGGTCGCGCGGAAAAGCTGTCCCGGGTAATCATCACCTTGTTCGGAGCCGTCGGGCTCGTCTGGGGCTACATCATTCAGCAGTTTTCCCAGACGGTTTACATTCTGATTGCCGGGGTCCTGTTGGCTTCGATT CTAACCATTCCTCCCTGGCCCATTTACCGCCGCAAACCACTGAAGTGGCAGAAACCACGCCCGCAACCGGCCCAGGTCGCCAGTGGCTCTGAATCTAGCGGGGAACCCGAGTCgggaaaaaagaagaagaagtaa